In Humulus lupulus chromosome 7, drHumLupu1.1, whole genome shotgun sequence, the following are encoded in one genomic region:
- the LOC133789106 gene encoding probable indole-3-pyruvate monooxygenase YUCCA10 encodes MAVVIVGAGPSGLAMAGCLSHLSIPYIILEREDCFASLWKKYAYDRLHLHLKKQVCELPHMPFPSNFPCYVPKNLFLQYLDDYVSKFQIRPIYQRTVESAYYDEDLQRWNIKARINDPGNDGDNNTEEYSGTFLVVATGETADPFVPEIKGLESFPGEILHSTQFKSGKVFRDKKVLVVGSGNSGMEIALDLSNHGAITSLIVRSPVNFFSKEILNFGLFLAKYLPFKVVEYLVVMLSKLVYGDLSKYGIERPSEGPFTMKAKYGKFPIIDLGTCHKIKTGQIQVLPAEIESIENDIVLLKNGKSYPFDSVVFCTGFKRSTHLWLKGYDWLLNDDGFSKISYPNNWKGKNGLYCVGLSRKGFYGAKEDAINIANDIKSMV; translated from the exons atggcGGTGGTAATAGTAGGTGCCGGACCTTCTGGCCTGGCCATGGCTGGTTGCCTGAGCCACCTATCGATCCCATACATCATCCTAGAAAGAGAAGACTGCTTCGCATCTCTTTGGAAAAAGTACGCTTACGATCGACTCCATCTTCATCTCAAAAAGCAAGTTTGCGAGCTTCCCCACATGCCCTTTCCCTCTAACTTCCCTTGTTACGTTCCCAAAAACCTGTTCCTCCAGTACTTGGACGACTACGTTTCTAAATTCCAGATCCGACCCATTTACCAGCGGACCGTTGAGTCGGCCTACTACGACGAGGATTTACAGAGATGGAACATCAAAGCCAGAATCAACGATCCGGGTAATGATGGTGACAATAATACTGAGGAATATTCCGGTACTTTCTTGGTGGTGGCCACCGGCGAAACTGCCGACCCTTTTGTGCCGGAGATTAAAGGGCTGGAGAGTTTCCCAGGGGAGATTCTTCACTCGACCCAGTTCAAATCAGGGAAAGTGTTCCGAGACAAGAAGGTTTTGGTTGTTGGATCTGGCAATTCCGGCATGGAAATTGCTCTTGACCTTAGCAACCACGGCGCCATAACATCGCTTATCGTCCGAAGCCCg GTTAATTTTTTCTCAAAGGAGATTCTTAATTTTGGGTTGTTTTTGGCGAAGTATCTACCATTCAAAGTGGTGGAATATTTGGTGGTGATGCTTAGTAAGTTAGTGTATGGAGATTTAAGCAAGTATGGTATAGAAAGGCCCTCTGAAGGCCCGTTCACTATGAAGGCCAAATATGGTAAATTCCCAATTATTGATCTCGGAACTTGCCATAAGATCAAGACCGGCCAGATTCAG GTATTGCCAGCAGAGATAGAAAGCATTGAAAACGACATCGTTTTGTTGAAGAATGGAAAGTCTTACCCATTCGACTCAGTAGTGTTTTGTACGGGATTCAAGAGATCTACGCACTTGTGGCTTAAG GGATATGATTGGCTGTTAAATGATGATGGGTTTTCGAAAATAAGTTACCCAAATAATTGGAAAGGAAAGAATGGTTTATATTGTGTGGGTCTATCTAGAAAAGGTTTCTATGGAGCCAAAGAAGATGCTATCAACATTGCAAACGACATCAAGTCTATGGTGTGA